The proteins below are encoded in one region of Symbiobacterium terraclitae:
- a CDS encoding GNAT family N-acetyltransferase, whose product MDVALLADLWEENQEHLKQHLGESTQEAFGARWVLMPSAPYPRYNHVGYIRVGCDEAEELIAAARVYFREQGLPQVAFLTTPATQPADLAQRLLRQGYRSEAVPVMVWDGTPLPLPRRPDLRVVRLRQGDFELFWQVMRQVFFPGATGGYLAAGRKGVEVADALGAFHYVAFLGGRPVGGGTLYRRGRMGGIYNLCTLPAYQRLGVATEVLRTAIADALENGCDYVGLTPTAMGRRLYQRLGFRDVYHEIYLSQRFQRPEERWRVH is encoded by the coding sequence ATGGACGTGGCCCTGCTGGCCGACCTGTGGGAGGAGAATCAGGAGCACCTGAAGCAGCACCTGGGCGAGTCGACGCAGGAAGCGTTCGGCGCCCGCTGGGTGCTCATGCCCTCCGCGCCCTATCCGCGCTACAACCACGTGGGCTACATCCGCGTGGGCTGCGACGAGGCGGAGGAGCTGATCGCCGCGGCGCGCGTCTACTTCCGGGAGCAGGGGCTCCCCCAGGTCGCGTTCCTGACGACCCCGGCCACGCAGCCGGCCGACCTGGCGCAGCGGCTGCTGCGGCAGGGGTACCGGAGCGAGGCGGTCCCCGTGATGGTGTGGGACGGCACCCCGCTGCCGCTGCCCCGCCGTCCGGACCTCAGGGTGGTGCGGCTGCGGCAGGGCGACTTCGAGCTGTTCTGGCAGGTGATGCGCCAGGTCTTCTTCCCCGGCGCCACCGGCGGCTACCTGGCGGCCGGGCGGAAGGGGGTCGAGGTGGCCGACGCCCTGGGCGCCTTCCACTACGTGGCCTTCCTGGGCGGGCGGCCCGTCGGCGGCGGCACGCTCTACCGGCGGGGCCGGATGGGGGGCATCTACAACCTCTGCACCCTGCCGGCCTACCAGCGGCTGGGCGTGGCTACGGAGGTGCTGCGGACGGCGATCGCCGACGCGCTGGAGAACGGCTGCGACTACGTGGGCCTGACCCCCACGGCCATGGGCCGCCGGCTCTACCAGCGGCTGGGCTTCCGCGACGTGTACCACGAGATCTACCTGTCGCAGCGGTTCCAGCGGCCCGAGGAGCGGTGGCGCGTTCACTGA
- a CDS encoding PH domain-containing protein, whose product MNETFYPAQPAPSSGLKGINFVTLLALLVAVIALASSMLSAMNMQYAVTPESIRIRSGFSTKEIPLDAVTDVWRPDRLTGGVRLFGTATSNLRTGRFRFNETGDITLYATKLDSLVVIDVSDARYGLTPVDPERLMEAIETRSPGTFQPAGGTGRATASMLIPLALVAVAAVSALYVTGAVGRFPKALRYELGPDGVTIRTGLSPVRIGYDELERVEVASPKGFPLRLYGTAVGSLLWGRFRWPDAGPNLRLYATRIKPLVLMHLRDGRTFGITPEEDERFVEAVRQRMR is encoded by the coding sequence ATGAACGAGACCTTCTATCCGGCACAACCCGCACCCTCGTCCGGTCTCAAGGGCATCAACTTCGTCACGCTGTTGGCGCTCCTGGTGGCGGTCATCGCCCTGGCCAGCAGCATGCTCTCCGCCATGAACATGCAGTACGCGGTGACGCCCGAGTCCATCCGGATCCGCAGCGGCTTCAGCACCAAGGAGATCCCGCTGGATGCGGTCACGGACGTCTGGCGGCCCGACCGGCTGACCGGCGGCGTGCGCCTCTTCGGCACGGCCACGTCCAACCTGCGGACGGGGCGCTTCCGCTTCAATGAGACCGGCGACATCACGCTCTACGCGACGAAGCTGGACTCGCTGGTGGTGATCGACGTCTCCGACGCCCGCTACGGGCTCACCCCTGTGGATCCCGAGCGGCTGATGGAAGCCATCGAGACCCGGTCGCCCGGAACGTTCCAGCCCGCGGGCGGAACGGGGCGGGCCACCGCCTCGATGCTGATCCCGCTGGCGCTGGTGGCGGTGGCCGCCGTGTCCGCGCTGTACGTCACGGGCGCGGTGGGCCGCTTCCCGAAGGCGCTCCGGTACGAACTGGGGCCTGACGGGGTGACGATCCGCACCGGCCTGAGCCCGGTCCGCATCGGCTACGACGAGCTGGAGCGGGTGGAGGTGGCCTCGCCGAAGGGGTTCCCGCTGCGCCTCTACGGTACGGCGGTGGGCAGCCTCCTCTGGGGCCGGTTCCGGTGGCCCGACGCCGGCCCGAACCTGCGGCTGTACGCCACGCGCATCAAGCCGCTGGTGCTGATGCACCTGCGCGACGGCCGGACCTTCGGGATCACGCCGGAGGAGGACGAGCGGTTCGTAGAGGCGGTCCGGCAGCGGATGCGGTGA
- a CDS encoding DinB family protein translates to MQGRTGLLTLLREYSWDREGWFAPLEAALEGVTAREAAWQPPGGGNTIWQTLRHLNFWNEFMWHRITGTPGGPAMTANEETFGPAAGPEAEDAWQAEVARARDLARRLREAVANLSEDDLEKPLQDMGTVAESLAAWVMHDTYHTGQIVLIRKMQGSWPATR, encoded by the coding sequence ATGCAGGGACGGACGGGGCTCCTGACGCTTCTGCGGGAGTACAGCTGGGACCGGGAGGGCTGGTTCGCACCGCTGGAGGCGGCGCTGGAAGGCGTGACGGCCCGCGAGGCGGCCTGGCAGCCGCCCGGCGGCGGCAACACGATCTGGCAGACCCTGAGGCACCTGAACTTCTGGAACGAGTTCATGTGGCACCGCATCACCGGCACCCCAGGCGGCCCTGCGATGACCGCCAACGAGGAGACCTTCGGCCCGGCGGCAGGCCCGGAAGCGGAGGACGCGTGGCAGGCGGAGGTCGCCCGGGCCCGCGACCTGGCCCGGCGGCTCCGGGAGGCCGTCGCGAACCTGTCCGAGGACGACCTGGAGAAGCCGCTCCAGGACATGGGAACTGTTGCGGAATCCCTGGCCGCATGGGTGATGCACGACACCTACCACACGGGGCAGATCGTGCTGATCCGCAAGATGCAGGGCTCCTGGCCGGCGACGCGGTAA